One Glycine max cultivar Williams 82 chromosome 6, Glycine_max_v4.0, whole genome shotgun sequence DNA segment encodes these proteins:
- the LOC100778020 gene encoding CBS domain-containing protein CBSX3, mitochondrial → MLGVYRILRLRQNPPSGAIFQRFQGNGILNLNKIYSNFGCVTSSPRMQQKGLENVTVSEVLMTKGEENVGSWLWCRADDAVVNAMKNMADNNIGSLVVLKPEGQHIAGIVTERDCLKKIVAQGRSPLHTQVGQIMTDENNLITVTSDTNILKAMKIMTENHIRHVPVIDGKIVGMISIVDVVRAVMEQQSGELKRLNDYIRGQYY, encoded by the exons ATGCTAGGAGTCTACAGAATACTGCGACTTCGCCAAAACCCTCCAAGTGGCGCAATATTTCAACGATTCCAAGGGAATGGAATCCTTAacctaaacaaaatatattcaaattttggaTGTGTCACGTCCTCTCCACGCATGCAGCAGAAAGGATTGGAGAACGTGACAGTGTCAGAGGTACTAATGACAAAAGGGGAAGAAAATGTTGGTTCCTGGCTTTGGTGCCGAGCTGATGATGCTGTTGTAAATGCAATGAAGAAT ATGGCTGATAATAACATTGGATCATTGGTGGTACTAAAGCCAGAGGGGCAGCACATAGCAGGGATTGTCACAGAAAGAG ACTGCTTGAAAAAAATAGTTGCACAAGGAAGATCTCCCTTACACACACAAGTTGGTCAAATAATGACTGATGAG AATAACCTGATAACGGTGACCTCTGACACCAACATtcttaaagcaatgaaaattaTGACAG AGAATCATATCCGGCATGTTCCGGTTATAGATGGGAAAATAGTTGGTATGATTTCCATTGTAGATGTGGTTCGAGCAGTGATGGAGCAGCAGAGTGGAGAATTGAAGCGACTCAATGACTACATCAGAGGACAATACTATTAG
- the LOC100786029 gene encoding protein RADIALIS-like 6, which produces MGWTREENRRFEDALAVHGPDDPNRWQHVANAVGGKSVQEVKMHYEILQEDVIRIERDQIPLPSYRGNERQIHNEQRRMRDLSLR; this is translated from the exons ATGGGTTGGACACGAGAAGAGAATAGACGTTTTGAGGATGCTCTTGCGGTTCATGGGCCTGATGACCCAAATCGGTGGCAACATGTGGCCAACGCCGTGGGTGGAAAGTCCGTACAAGAGGTGAAAATGCACTATGAGATCCTCCAGGAAGATGTCATTCGAATAGAGCGTGATCAAATCCCACTTCCCAGCTACAGAGGTAACGAAAGGCAGATTCACAATGAGCAAAG GCGAATGAGGGATCTAAGTCTCCGATGA
- the LOC102664125 gene encoding cell surface glycoprotein 1 — MAKISFVLVFAFVLLALPLCSVLGQEDWKDLLDQGGFSQDSLKKAQMAFGAASAQAAVNDYFGGDDSPQEADDGEASSLADFLDADEITNNNPIDSPVGAPEDLPVDDIDDPDDSFSPAGAPLNSPNEAPSNAPVVAPASGAPIEAPELAPTTNAPGQAPTDEEDEEDELTPTNAPTEEPDDEDEFDDSPSEPPTETPEAEPADESDDES; from the exons ATGGCGAAGATATCATTTGTTTTGGTATTTGCATTTGTGTTGTTGGCTCTGCCATTATGTTCAGTTTTGGGCCAAGAAGATTGGAAGGATCTCCTGGACCAAGGAGGGTTCTCTCAAGATTCTTTGAAAAAGGCCCAGATGGCTTTTGGTGCTGCTTCTGCCCAAGCAGCTGTCAATGATTATTTTGGAGGTGACGACTCTCCTCAGGAAGCCGATGATGGAGAAGCTTCATCCTTGGCTGACTTTTTAGACGCTGACGA AATAACAAACAACAACCCCATAGATTCACCGGTTGGAGCACCAGAAGATTTACCTGTAGATGACATTGACGATCCGGATGATTCTTTCTCACCTGCTGGTGCACCACTAAATTCGCCCAATGAAGCACCAAGCAATGCACCAGTGGTAGCACCAGCAAGTGGTGCACCAATAGAAGCACCTGAATTGGCACCAACAACAAATGCACCTGGACAAGCGCCTACAGATGAAGAGGATGAGGAAGATGAATTGACACCTACAAATGCACCTACCGAGGAACCAGATGATGAAGACGAGTTTGATGACTCTCCATCAGAACCTCCCACAGAGACGCCTGAAGCGGAACCCGCAGACGAGAGTGATGATGAATCATAA
- the LOC102666455 gene encoding long-chain-fatty-acid--AMP ligase FadD26, which yields MPYKYENYDPSFPDQPVVDLYLPVWARLPAFKSKPAFIWAQDLHTFTALTYQQLNATVDVISSRLLAPLQRGDTVLLLCSPGLDLVELIFACQRAGLLSVPIIPPHPSFAKENYHHLIRAISQTKPKAALAHPHYISSIRQYVSSPHNNKKLAHMLHSIHWISVDELKHHHGVVTLNNLDSLTYSGCKANEVYLVQYTSGATGVPKPVLVTAGSAAHNVRTARKAYDLHPNSTIVSWLPQYHDCGLMFLLLTLVSGATCVLTSPTAFIKRPRLWLELLSKFKATCTPVPSFTLPLVVKRGGIHQGASTSSINLSTLKNLIIINEPVYRDSVEEFVHTFSPFGLSPSSISPSYGLAENCTFVSTAWRSVNSDHNDSVGAYYSSSFPDFPTHNKLLPVARLENVEEEDVEIMVVDEETLEPAEDGVEGEIWVASPSNASGYLGHPSLTREVFHGRLRNMISKCFLRTGDRGIVKGEKRYLFVTGRCQDVMELRNGRKVHPHYIETAAYNSCPKLLRGGCLAAFKVSSTVVVVAEMQRIEKGIEKGVLKRICEGVKEAVWKKEKVEVGWVVLVESECVPKTTSGKLIRGKAKEKLLAGEMVILMKMRFGKDVTVFKRAKKVTGSILFAEARSSL from the coding sequence ATGCCATACAAGTACGAGAATTATGACCCCTCATTCCCCGACCAACCCGTGGTTGACTTATACCTCCCAGTTTGGGCCAGGTTACCTGCCTTCAAGTCCAAGCCAGCTTTCATTTGGGCACAAGACTTGCACACCTTCACTGCTCTCACCTACCAACAACTTAACGCCACAGTTGATGTCATCTCCTCTCGACTACTCGCTCCGTTACAACGAGGTGACACTGTTCTTCTTCTTTGCTCTCCTGGACTTGACCTAGTTGAGCTCATCTTTGCGTGTCAAAGAGCTGGTCTTTTGAGCGTTCCCATCATCCCTCCTCACCCTTCTTTTGCTAAAGAAAACTATCACCATCTCATAAGAGCCATTTCGCAGACCAAACCCAAAGCTGCCCTAGCTCACCCTCACTACATATCAAGCATTAGACAATACGTGTCTTCCCCCCACAACAACAAGAAACTTGCTCACATGTTACATAGCATCCACTGGATTTCCGTAGACGAACTCAAACATCATCATGGTGTTGTTACTTTAAATAATCTTGATTCACTGACATACAGTGGTTGCAAAGCGAATGAAGTTTACTTGGTTCAGTACACGTCTGGTGCCACTGGGGTTCCAAAACCCGTGCTTGTCACAGCGGGCTCAGCTGCTCACAACGTTAGAACAGCGAGAAAAGCTTACGATCTTCATCCCAACAGCACAATCGTTTCGTGGCTGCCTCAGTATCATGATTGTGGTCTCATGTTCTTGTTGCTGACCCTTGTATCAGGAGCCACGTGTGTTCTCACTTCCCCAACGGCGTTCATCAAACGCCCCAGACTCTGGCTTGAACTCTTGTCGAAATTCAAGGCCACGTGCACTCCCGTTCCCTCGTTCACATTGCCACTCGTGGTCAAACGAGGAGGAATTCACCAAGGAGCTTCTACTTCATCCATCAACCTTTCAACTTTGAAGAATCTCATAATCATCAACGAGCCCGTCTATAGAGACTCAGTGGAAGAATTTGTTCACACTTTTTCTCCATTTGGGTTAAGCCCTTCTTCTATCTCTCCTTCCTACGGGTTAGCAGAGAATTGCACCTTTGTGTCCACTGCGTGGAGGAGCGTTAATAGTGATCATAATGATAGTGTTGGTGCCTATTATTCTTCAAGCTTCCCAGATTTTCCCACTCACAACAAGCTCTTACCAGTTGCAAGGCTCGAAAACGTGGAAGAGGAAGACGTGGAGATTATGGTTGTTGATGAAGAAACGTTGGAGCCAGCTGAGGATGGTGTTGAAGGAGAAATTTGGGTTGCTTCACCAAGCAACGCTTCTGGGTACCTTGGCCACCCTAGTTTAACAAGAGAAGTGTTTCATGGAAGACTAAGAAACATGATTAGCAAGTGCTTTCTTCGAACTGGGGACAGAGGCATAgtgaaaggagaaaaaagatatCTTTTTGTCACTGGTCGCTGTCAAGACGTTATGGAACTCCGAAATGGTCGAAAGGTTCATCCACATTACATAGAAACTGCGGCTTATAACAGTTGCCCCAAGTTACTGAGAGGAGGTTGTCTTGCAGCGTTTAAAGTTTCATCAACGGTGGTGGTTGTGGCAGAGATGCAGAGGATCGAAAAGGGTATAGAAAAAGGTGTGTTGAAGAGGATTTGCGAGGGAGTTAAAGAAGCTGTTTGGAAGAAAGAGAAGGTGGAGGTTGGATGGGTGGTTTTGGTTGAGAGTGAGTGTGTTCCGAAAACCACTTCTGGGAAATTGATAAGAGGGAAGGCTAAGGAGAAGCTTCTTGCAGGGGAAATGGTGATTCTGATGAAGATGCGGTTTGGAAAAGATGTTACTGTTTTTAAGAGAGCAAAGAAGGTAACTGGTTCAATTTTATTTGCAGAAGCTCGTAGCTCATTATAA
- the LOC100788160 gene encoding DNA-3-methyladenine glycosylase 1-like (The RefSeq protein has 1 substitution compared to this genomic sequence) — MGEQTLGQAQPLPAPDAATAHSELNNVPQPTTSPATKIPLRPRKIRKVSPDPSTSEAPIKPAKPVGRNTTSKAAPPRALTVVPRIVARSLSCDGEVEISLRYLRNADPLLSPLIDIHQPPTFDNFHTPFLALTRSILYQQLAFKAGTSIYTRFIGLCGGENGVVPETVLALTPQQLRQIGVSGRKASYLHDLARKYQNGILSDSAIVNMDDKSLFTMLTMVNGIGSWSVHMFMIFSLHRPDVLPINDLGVRKGVQLLYNLEDLPRPSQMDQLCDKWRPYRSVASWYMWRFVEAKGTPSSAVTVATGAGLQQQRHHQHQQQEQQQQQHAPQPQLLDPINSMFNLGAVCAWGQ, encoded by the exons ATGGGCGAACAGACGCTAGGTCAAGCACAACCCCTCCCCGCCCCCGATGCTGCCACGGCCCACTCCGAACTAAACAATGTCCCTCAGCCGACAACCTCCCCAGCTACGAAAATCCCCCTCCGTCCCCGCAAGATCCGGAAGGTCTCTCCGGACCCCTCCACCTCCGAAGCCCCCATCAAACCCGCCAAACCTGTTGGCCGCAACACCACCTCCAAGGCTGCTCCGCCTCGAGCCCTGACTGTGGTCCCTCGCATAGTGGCTCGCTCACTCTCCTGCGACGGCGAGGTCGAGATCTCGCTCCGCTACCTCCGCAACGCGGACCCCCTCCTCTCCCCTCTGATCGACATTCACCAACCCCCAACCTTCGACAATTTCCACACTCCCTTCCTCGCCCTAACCCGCAGCATCTTGTACCAGCAACTCGCGTTCAAAGCCGGCACCTCCATCTACACGCGCTTCATCGGCCTCTGCGGCGGCGAAAACGGCGTCGTTCCCGAAACAGTTCTCGCCCTTACTCCCCAACAGCTTCGGCAGATTGGGGTTTCGGGGCGGAAGGCCAGTTACCTTCACGATTTGGCCAGGAAGTACCAGAACGGGATACTCTCCGATTCCGCCATTGTGAACATGGATGACAAGTCGCTCTTCACCATGCTTACCATGGTCAATGGCATTGGCTCTTGGTCTGTTCACATGTTCATGATTTTCTCACTCCACAGACCCGATGTTCTCCCCATCAATGACCTTGGTGTCAGGAAAGGGGTTCAGCTTCTCTACAACCTCGAGGACTTGCCGCGGCCCTCGCAGATGGACCAGTTGTGTGACAAGTGGAGGCCTTATCGGTCTGTTGCTTCGTGGTATATGTGGAGATTTGTTGAAGCCAAGGGAACTCCTTCGAGTGCGGTGACGGTAGCGACTGGTGCCGGCTTGCAGCAGCAGCGCCATCACCAGCATCAACAACAGGagcaacagcagcagcaacacGCTCCACAGCCACAGCTTCTGGATCCCATAAATAGCATGTTTAATCTTGG GGCTGCCTGTGCTTGGGGACAATGA